TCCGGGATGCGCCGTCGCTTCAGGCCGAACGCGACGTTCTCGAGCACGCTCATGTGCGGGAAGAGCGCGTAGTTCTGGAACACCGTGTTGACCGGCCGCTGGTACGGCTTCGTGTCGGTGACGTCCTTCCCGCCGATCGTGATCGTGCCGCTCGTGGGTTCCTCGAGCCCGGCGACGAGCCGCAGCGTGGTGGTCTTGCCGCAGCCGGACGGGCCGAGCAGGGCGAAGAACGACCCGGCGGGCACCGTGAGGTCGAGCGAGTCGACCGCGGTGTGGCCCGGGAAGGCCTTGGTGATCCGGTCGAGCCGCAGATCGGCCCCCGATTCGGCGAACGTGCCGGTCATTGCCATGGTGCCTCCTGCTGGTGCGCGGGTCGGGTCCGGTGGTCAGCCGGTGTAAGACATGACGTGCTTGATGCGGGTGTAGTCGTCGAACCCGTACTGCGACAGGTCCTTGCCGTAGCCGGAGTGCCGGAAGCCGCCGTGCGGCATCTCGGCGACGATCGGGATGTGCGTGTTGATCCACACGCAGCCGAAGTCGAGGTCGCGGGAGCACCGCATCGCCCGTGCGTGGTCGGTGGTCCACACCGAGCTCGCGAGGCCGTACTCGACGTCGTTCGCCAGCCGGAGGGCCTCGTCCTCGGTCCGGAAGCGCTGGACCGTCTGGACCGGACCGAAGACCTCTTCCTGCACGATGCGGTCGTCCTGCCGGAGCCCGGAGACGATCGTGGCCTCGTGGTGGAACCCGCGGTCGCCGATCCGGTGGCCGCCCGTCTCGACCGTGGCGTGGTCGGGGAGGGAGTCGAGGAACGAACGGACCTGCGCGAGCTGGCCGGCGTTGTTCACCGGGCCGAAGGCGGGGTCGGCGACGTCGGGGCCGGTGCGGGCGTTCGCGTGCGCCTCGGCGACGAGGGCCGCGACGAACTCGTCGTGGATGCCGTCCTGCACGAGCAGCCGGGTGGCGGCGGTGCAGTCCTGTCCGGCGTTGAAGAACCCCGCGGCGACGATCCCGGCGACCGCGGACGGGATGTCGGCGTCGTCGAACACGATGACGGGTGCCTTGCCGCCGAGTTCGAGGTGCGTGCGCTTCAGGTCGGTCGCGGCGGCACGGGCGACCTGCACGCCGGCGCGGACCGAGCCGGTGATGCTCACCAGCTGGGGAGTCGGGTGGTCGATCATCGCGGCACCGGTCGTCCGGTCGCCGAGCACGACGTTGAGGACGCCCGGCGGCAGGAACTCGGCGGCGACCTCGGCGAGCAGCAGCGTCGAGAGCGGCGTGGTGTCGCTCGGCTTGAGCACGGTCGTGTTCCCCGCGGCGATCGCCGGGGCGAACTTCCACACCGCCATGTTGAGCGGGTAGTTCCACGGCGTGACCTGCGCGACGACGCCGATGGGCTCGCGTCGGACGAACGACGTGTGGTCGGGCAGGTACTCGCCGGCGCTCCGACCCTCGAGGTTCCGGGCCGCTCCGGCGAAGAAGCGGATCTGGTCGACGGACAGCAGGATCTCGTCCTGCACGAGGGTCGCCCGGGGCTTGCCCGTGTCCAGGGACTCGAGGTCGGCGAACTCCTCGGCACGCTGCTCCATCGCGTCGGCGATCCGGAACAGGGCGAGCTGGCGTTCGCCGGGGGTGGTGTGACGCCAGGTCGTGGACGCCTCGGCCGCGGCGGCGAACGCGGCGTCGACGTCTTCGGGGGTGGAGACGGGCGAGGTGCCGTACACGTGCTCGTCGGTGGGCGCGACGAGGTCCATCGTCGCGTCGCCGCGGGTCTCGACCTGCTCGCCCCCGACGAAGTTCCGGAGCACCCGCGTGGCTGTGTCACTGTCCAGCATGGCGGCGATACTGGCACGGAATCCCCCGCTCCGGAAGAAGATTCCGCAGGTTGTGGAGAACCGTAACAACGGAAATCGTCGCGAAACATCGTGTTCACAACGAAATCCCTTGCGCGGCTCGGACACCGCTGCCATGCTGTCCGGCATGGCGGCAGCACCACGACGTCCGGGACCGATCGACGAGACCTCGAAGCGGATCATCGAGCAACTCCAGGCAGACGGACGCCGCCCGTACGGCGAGATCGGCAAGGCGGTCGGTCTCAGCGAGGCGGCGGTCCGCCAACGGGTGCAGAAGCTCACGGAGACCGGCGTCATGCAGATCGTCGCGGTCACGGACCCCCTGCAGTTGGGGTTCCACCGGCAGGCGATGATCGGCATCCGGGTCAGCGGTGACACCCGAACCGTCGCCGACGAACTCGAACGGCTCCCGGCGGTCGACTACCTCGTCATGACCGCCGGGAGCTTCGACCTCATGGTGGAGGTCGTCTGCGAGGACGACGACGGCCTCATCGAACTGCTCAACGGCACGATCCGGGCGATCCCGGGGGTCGCCGAGACCGAGACCTTCGTCTACCTGCAACTCCGCAAACAGCTCTACGACTGGGGAACGCGATGACCATCTCCGAACCACGTGCACGCCTGGGGTCCTACGACCCGTTCGCCCCGGTGGACGACGCCGCGCTGCAGCAGAAGTCGCGCGACCACCTCTGGATGCACTTCGCCCGGCACGGCGCGAACCAGGCCGGAGCCGACGTCCCGATCATGGTCCGGGGCGAGGGGCACCACGTCTACGACAGCCACGGCAAGGAGTACATCGACGGACTCTCCGGCCTGTTCGTCGTCGCTGCCGGGCACGGCCGCAAGCGTCTGGCCGAGATGGCCGCCAAGCAGGCCGAGACCCTGTCGTTCTTCCCGATCTGGTCGTACGCGCACCCCGCCGCGATCGAGCTCGCCGACCGGCTGGCCGACCACGCCCCGGGCGACCTCAACAAGGTGTTCTTCTCGACCGGCGGCGGAGAGGCCGTCGAGACCGCGTTCAAGCTCGCGAAGTACTACTGGAAGCTCCGCGGCAAGCCGATGAAGCACAAGGTGATCTCGCGTGCGGTCGCCTACCACGGCACCCCGCAGGGCGCCCTCGCGATCACGGGCATCCCGGCGATGAAGCAGATGTTCGAGCCGCTCACCCCGGGTGGCTTCCGCGTCCCGAACACGAACTACTACCGCGCCGCGGAGATGGGTTTCGCCGGCGGATCGGAAGAGGAGTTCGGCTTCTGGGCAGCCGAGCGCATCCGCGAGATGATCGAGTTCGAGGGGCCCGACACCGTCGCCGCGGTCTTCCTCGAACCGGTGCAGAACTCCGGCGGGTGCTTCACGCCGCCGCCCGGCTACTTCCAGCGCGTCCGCGAGATCTGCGACGAGTACGACGTGCTGCTGGTCTCCGACGAGGTCATCTGCGCGTTCGGCCGGATCGGCACGATGTTCGCGTGCGACACGTACGACTTCGTGCCGGACATGATCACCTGCGCGAAAGCCATGACCTCGGGCTACTCCCCCATCGGCGCGACGATCATCAGCGACAAGCTGTTCGAGCCGTTCTCCACCGGTGACACGACCTTCTACCACGGCTACACGTTCGGCGGGCACCCGGTGTCGGCGGCCGTCGCGATGGAGAACCTCGACATCTTCGAGGAAGAGGGGCTGCTGCAGAACGTCCAGCAGAACGCGCCGCTCTTCAAGGCCGAGCTCGACACGCTCCGCGACCTGCCGATCGTCGGTGACGTCCGCGGCGACGGGTACTTCTACGGCATCGAGCTCGTGAAGGACAAGGCGACGAAGACGACCTTCGACGACGCCGAGTCGGAGCGCCTGCTCCGCGGGTTCCTGTCGAAGGCGCTCTTCGACGCGGGCCTGTACT
This is a stretch of genomic DNA from Curtobacterium sp. 458. It encodes these proteins:
- a CDS encoding gamma-aminobutyraldehyde dehydrogenase; this encodes MLDSDTATRVLRNFVGGEQVETRGDATMDLVAPTDEHVYGTSPVSTPEDVDAAFAAAAEASTTWRHTTPGERQLALFRIADAMEQRAEEFADLESLDTGKPRATLVQDEILLSVDQIRFFAGAARNLEGRSAGEYLPDHTSFVRREPIGVVAQVTPWNYPLNMAVWKFAPAIAAGNTTVLKPSDTTPLSTLLLAEVAAEFLPPGVLNVVLGDRTTGAAMIDHPTPQLVSITGSVRAGVQVARAAATDLKRTHLELGGKAPVIVFDDADIPSAVAGIVAAGFFNAGQDCTAATRLLVQDGIHDEFVAALVAEAHANARTGPDVADPAFGPVNNAGQLAQVRSFLDSLPDHATVETGGHRIGDRGFHHEATIVSGLRQDDRIVQEEVFGPVQTVQRFRTEDEALRLANDVEYGLASSVWTTDHARAMRCSRDLDFGCVWINTHIPIVAEMPHGGFRHSGYGKDLSQYGFDDYTRIKHVMSYTG
- a CDS encoding Lrp/AsnC family transcriptional regulator, whose product is MAAAPRRPGPIDETSKRIIEQLQADGRRPYGEIGKAVGLSEAAVRQRVQKLTETGVMQIVAVTDPLQLGFHRQAMIGIRVSGDTRTVADELERLPAVDYLVMTAGSFDLMVEVVCEDDDGLIELLNGTIRAIPGVAETETFVYLQLRKQLYDWGTR
- a CDS encoding aspartate aminotransferase family protein, with amino-acid sequence MTISEPRARLGSYDPFAPVDDAALQQKSRDHLWMHFARHGANQAGADVPIMVRGEGHHVYDSHGKEYIDGLSGLFVVAAGHGRKRLAEMAAKQAETLSFFPIWSYAHPAAIELADRLADHAPGDLNKVFFSTGGGEAVETAFKLAKYYWKLRGKPMKHKVISRAVAYHGTPQGALAITGIPAMKQMFEPLTPGGFRVPNTNYYRAAEMGFAGGSEEEFGFWAAERIREMIEFEGPDTVAAVFLEPVQNSGGCFTPPPGYFQRVREICDEYDVLLVSDEVICAFGRIGTMFACDTYDFVPDMITCAKAMTSGYSPIGATIISDKLFEPFSTGDTTFYHGYTFGGHPVSAAVAMENLDIFEEEGLLQNVQQNAPLFKAELDTLRDLPIVGDVRGDGYFYGIELVKDKATKTTFDDAESERLLRGFLSKALFDAGLYCRADDRGDPVVQLAPPLTIGQPEFREMTSILRSVLTEAWTKI